The Pseudodesulfovibrio sp. zrk46 genome contains a region encoding:
- a CDS encoding transporter substrate-binding domain-containing protein, whose amino-acid sequence MRTSTLDHKTMLASLTTVALIVVLTFVDIAMAVAPSIELTSEEQAYLDKKGELTLAADPVWPPYEFLDAKGEYKGIGADIIALLSKRLGVPFSVIRTKSWVETLAVAKAGTCDILPILNTTPERARFLDFTSPYFHSQIVLIGKEDVWLENGLSDIPSQVIAVVDGHKSQELMHQDHPGIATYKAQSTMEALIALDKDKAYALLASLEEASYLIKENQMSDLRVIGHTPYSNALRIGVRKDDAILLSIMQKGIESLTKTEIEDIRHKWITEDDHPLSSEDSRLLIMVTGILAALIAGILLFRKSRN is encoded by the coding sequence ATGCGCACTTCGACCCTCGACCATAAAACCATGCTCGCATCCCTGACCACTGTTGCATTGATTGTGGTCCTTACTTTCGTGGATATTGCCATGGCCGTCGCACCGTCCATCGAATTGACGTCGGAGGAGCAGGCGTATCTAGACAAAAAGGGAGAGCTGACCCTGGCGGCGGATCCGGTATGGCCGCCATATGAATTTCTGGATGCGAAAGGAGAATACAAAGGCATCGGCGCCGACATCATCGCCCTGCTGTCCAAACGACTGGGCGTTCCCTTTTCCGTGATCCGGACAAAAAGCTGGGTGGAAACGCTGGCCGTTGCCAAGGCCGGCACCTGCGACATCCTCCCCATACTCAACACCACGCCGGAACGCGCACGGTTTCTTGACTTCACCAGTCCCTACTTTCACTCCCAGATAGTGCTCATCGGCAAGGAAGATGTATGGTTGGAAAACGGGCTATCTGATATCCCGAGCCAGGTCATTGCCGTGGTAGACGGCCACAAATCACAGGAATTGATGCATCAGGACCATCCCGGCATCGCCACCTACAAGGCCCAATCGACCATGGAAGCGCTCATCGCACTTGATAAGGATAAGGCATACGCCCTGCTCGCTTCCTTAGAAGAAGCGTCCTACCTGATCAAGGAGAACCAAATGTCTGACCTGCGGGTCATCGGACACACGCCGTATTCCAACGCCCTGCGCATAGGTGTCCGCAAGGACGACGCCATACTGCTTTCCATCATGCAGAAAGGTATTGAATCGCTCACCAAAACGGAGATTGAAGACATCCGCCACAAGTGGATCACCGAAGACGACCACCCCCTCTCCTCAGAAGACAGTCGCCTGCTGATCATGGTTACGGGCATACTGGCAGCTTTGATCGCAGGGATTCTGCTCTTCCGAAAATCGCGCAACTAG
- a CDS encoding transporter substrate-binding domain-containing protein, which produces MIGTSGYIRNHHWPLLLLTAWFMAFAAYSTPAMAQNGKKDVTHLFSQTGLLLGLTTEEKLYLGNKNEVTFACDPSWAPFEFVDNEERYSGMGADYLKLISQRIGIPFRRIPTKNWTESLKLARDGKCDVLPILNKTPERSQYLLFTSPYFTSSYVVIGKGGQWLSNGMSDMRGKTMALVRGYKMDEDIRRDFPSIKVKHVDTMEQALFMVSEGNAYATISTTLESAHLIRKNQLKDLRVIAHTEFFNEPRMGIRKDDHILATIMRKAIRSITNTEKEVISSKWVAEDLQVESNNPLVIRLVLVLLVCLTGVYLAYKKLR; this is translated from the coding sequence ATGATCGGAACGTCTGGATACATCCGCAACCACCACTGGCCCCTGCTGTTACTGACAGCATGGTTCATGGCGTTTGCCGCATATTCGACCCCGGCCATGGCACAGAACGGCAAGAAAGATGTCACCCACCTTTTCTCCCAGACAGGCCTGTTACTCGGACTGACCACGGAAGAAAAACTCTACCTCGGCAACAAGAACGAAGTGACCTTTGCCTGTGACCCATCATGGGCGCCATTTGAATTCGTCGATAACGAAGAGCGATACTCCGGTATGGGAGCGGATTACCTCAAGCTCATCAGCCAACGCATTGGCATCCCGTTCCGCAGGATTCCCACCAAGAACTGGACTGAAAGTCTGAAGCTGGCACGAGACGGGAAATGCGACGTCCTCCCCATTTTGAACAAGACGCCCGAGCGATCACAGTATCTCCTTTTTACCTCCCCCTACTTCACCTCCAGCTACGTAGTCATCGGCAAAGGAGGCCAGTGGCTCAGCAACGGCATGTCAGACATGCGCGGCAAGACCATGGCGCTGGTCCGGGGCTACAAGATGGATGAGGATATTCGCCGGGACTTCCCCTCTATCAAGGTCAAACACGTAGACACCATGGAACAGGCCCTCTTCATGGTAAGTGAAGGCAATGCCTACGCCACCATCTCCACCACTCTCGAATCCGCCCACCTCATCCGCAAAAACCAGCTGAAAGACCTTCGGGTCATCGCCCACACCGAATTTTTCAACGAGCCACGCATGGGTATCCGGAAGGATGACCATATTCTGGCGACCATCATGCGCAAGGCAATACGCTCCATCACCAATACGGAAAAGGAAGTCATCTCTTCCAAATGGGTTGCCGAAGACCTGCAGGTCGAAAGCAACAATCCCCTCGTCATCAGGCTGGTTCTGGTCCTGCTGGTGTGCCTGACAGGCGTTTATCTGGCATACAAGAAACTTCGGTAA